In a single window of the Lagenorhynchus albirostris chromosome 19, mLagAlb1.1, whole genome shotgun sequence genome:
- the ZBTB32 gene encoding zinc finger and BTB domain-containing protein 32, with the protein MPTSPTRLPSPYGSDRLVRLAARLRPALCDTLITVGSQEFPAHSLVLAGVSQQLGRRGCWALVKGISPSTFAQLLHFVYGESLELQPGELGPLEEAARELGVQSLEEACMRARRDTAREELGPGLKEQQEEPEKPTRDSMRGVRGFGEKQRPQKFVRAGGKEQETLHRHRPPRESPEMAEATLEEQGEQMRPEEKLNQSPVGRGGVDGKQEVIMWVRDSPGGSEESLREFPGPLPPPGSLQTGITPRPWWAEAPWLGEGQPALWSILLLPPRYGTPFSHSTPMTAAQQEVWPRDQRIPLSLSLHKGLWSQNQLASCSPTPGSLPQGPTQLSPGEMEESDQRHTGELATCVGHVGTASHPSHQHPPPPPPARSRPYSCSVCGKRFSLKHQMETHYRVHTGEKPFSCSLCPQRSRDFSAMTKHLRTHGAAPYRCPLCQAGCPSLASMQTHMRGHSPNQLPPGWTIRSTFLYSSSSSSSRPSRASTSPCRPPSSTT; encoded by the exons ATGCCCACGTCCCCAACAAGACTGCCTAGTCCCTATGGCTCTGATCGGCTGGTACGGCTAGCAGCCAGGCTCCGGCCAGCACTATGTGATACCCTGATCACAGTGGGGAGCCAGGAGTTCCCTGCCCACAGCCTGGTGCTGGCAGGTGTGAGCCAGCAACTGGGTCGCAGGGGTTGCTGGGCTCTGGTGAAAGGCATCAGCCCTTCCACCTTTGCCCAACTTCTGCACTTTGTTTATGGGGAGAGCCTAGAGCTGCAACCTGGGGAACTGGGGCCCCTTGAGGAGGCAGCCAGAGAGTTAGGGGTGCAGTCCCTGGAAGAGGCATGCATGAGGGCTCGAAGAGATACGGCCAGAGAAGAGCTGGGTCCAGGGCTGAAGGAACAACAGGAGGAGCCAGAGAAACCCACAAGGGATTCTATGAGAGGAGTGCGGGGCTTTGGAGAGAAGCAGAGACCACAGAAGTTTGTTAGAGCTGGTGGGAAAGAACAGGAGACGTTGCACAGGCACAGGCCACCAAGAGAGAGCCCTGAGATGGCAGAGGCAACTCTGGAGGAGCAAGGGGAGCAGATGAGACCAGAGGAGAAACTCAACCAATCCCCTGTTGGCCGCGGAGGAGTAGATGGGAAGCAAGAAGTGATCATGTGGGTGAGGGACAGTCCAGGGGGCTCTGAGGAAAGTCTGCGGGAGTTCCCtggcccccttcccccaccaggtTCCCTCCAAACCGGCATCACCCCTAGGCCCTGGTGGGCTGAGGCCCCTTGGTTGGGGGAGGGCCAGCCTGCCCTGTGGAGCATCCTGCTGTTGCCGCCCAGATATGGCACTCCCTTCTCCCATAGCACCCCCATGACTGCAGCCCAGCAGGAGGTCTGGCCTCGGGACCAGAG GATCCCACTGTCCCTGAGCCTCCACAAAGGCCTCTGGAGCCAGAACCAGTTGGCCTCCTGCAGCCCCACCCCAG GttccctcccccagggccccaCACAGCTCAGCCCTGGGGAGATGGAAGAGTCTGATCAGAGGCACACAG GTGAACTTGCAACCTGTGTGGGTCATGTGGGCACAGCAAGCCACCCATCTCACcaacaccctcccccaccccctcctgctcGGTCTCGGCCCTATTCTTGTTCTGTCTGTGGAAAGAGGTTTTCACTCAAACATCAGATGGAGACGCACTACCGTGTCCACACAG GAGAGAAGCCCTTCTCCTGTAGCCTCTGTCCCCAGCGCTCCCGGGACTTCTCAGCCATGACCAAGCACCTGCGGACGCATGGGGCCGCACCCTACCGCTGCCCTCTGTGCCAGGCCGGCTGCCCCAGCCTGGCTTCAATGCAGACGCACATGCGCGGCCACTCGCCCAACCAGCTCCCGCCGGGATGGACCATTCGCTCCACCTTCCtctactcctcctcctcctcctcctcgagGCCATCTCGGGCCTCGACCTCTCCTTGTAGGCCCCCTTCCTCAACCACCTGA